Proteins from one Leptonema illini DSM 21528 genomic window:
- a CDS encoding putative PEP-binding protein, translating to MQKAERRVFYLHGIAASSGDASGPAVVLPPVHRFLPERESLSVDQERQLLEKGIEQALDHLRRFEEGQPEPIREMLHLQQVFLRDPQLADEIEIQLAAGYNAPTALFRALEVLKKRFTESANDFYRQRWVDFEDAGRTVLDILLGVSYEETCLERVRTAGDRPVVVAFDLAPAMYLKMPKPAAIILRDGGPSGHLALLAANQGIPILVRTGPAAEFERISDGNWIEIHGETGAVYEARERMSDVIGASAPTGVREDNSITLADGRVVRLSLNADDAETIREHGLHHRVSVGLFRTEFLYLRDTSLLFDEKRSVAAYGEVMRAAGQDGSVTFRLLDVDEDKFSAHFFTKPGNRGLRGADYYRAEPEIFHAQIRSLFQAAIEHGSGAELRIMAPMMRTPEDWQFVLSALQAEQERSGYEGPFRAGMMVEIPSALFSMERMQHSVDFFSLGTNDLLRYVIGKSRSQPAPDDLYEPAFYRLLFHGMRRIKREVSICGMMGARVEFLPLFLELGVTNFSVPLGAYETVRQRLMSIDPQQRMLRALLRMQSRAEIREALQS from the coding sequence ATGCAGAAGGCGGAGCGCAGGGTTTTTTATCTGCATGGCATCGCCGCCTCATCCGGCGATGCGTCCGGGCCTGCGGTCGTACTGCCTCCCGTTCATCGCTTCCTCCCCGAACGAGAAAGCCTGTCCGTCGATCAGGAGCGCCAGCTCCTTGAAAAGGGCATCGAGCAGGCCCTCGATCATCTGCGCCGTTTCGAAGAAGGACAGCCCGAGCCCATCCGTGAGATGCTGCATTTGCAGCAGGTCTTTCTGCGTGATCCACAGCTTGCCGACGAGATCGAGATCCAGCTGGCGGCGGGGTATAACGCTCCGACGGCGCTTTTCAGAGCCCTTGAGGTTCTCAAGAAGCGCTTTACCGAATCGGCCAACGACTTCTACAGGCAGCGCTGGGTGGACTTTGAAGACGCCGGGCGGACGGTCCTTGACATTCTGCTTGGCGTCTCTTACGAAGAGACCTGCCTTGAACGGGTGCGCACGGCCGGCGATCGCCCCGTCGTCGTCGCCTTTGACCTTGCGCCGGCCATGTACCTGAAAATGCCGAAGCCGGCCGCCATCATTCTTCGCGACGGAGGCCCATCGGGGCATCTGGCGCTTCTGGCCGCCAATCAGGGTATTCCCATCCTTGTGCGAACGGGACCGGCCGCCGAGTTTGAACGGATCAGCGACGGCAACTGGATTGAGATCCACGGTGAAACAGGGGCCGTATACGAGGCGCGAGAGCGTATGTCTGACGTTATCGGCGCATCTGCTCCGACCGGTGTTCGAGAGGACAACAGTATAACTCTGGCCGATGGTCGGGTCGTGCGCCTTTCGCTTAACGCCGATGATGCCGAAACGATTCGCGAGCATGGCCTGCATCACAGAGTTTCGGTTGGATTGTTCCGTACCGAGTTTCTCTATCTTCGCGACACTTCGTTGCTTTTTGACGAGAAGCGTTCGGTGGCCGCCTATGGCGAGGTGATGCGAGCGGCCGGACAGGACGGCTCGGTGACGTTCCGGCTGCTTGATGTGGACGAAGACAAGTTCTCGGCCCATTTTTTCACGAAGCCAGGCAATCGCGGGCTGCGCGGAGCGGACTATTACCGCGCCGAGCCCGAGATCTTTCATGCGCAGATCAGATCTCTGTTTCAGGCTGCTATCGAGCATGGCTCCGGTGCGGAGCTGCGCATCATGGCTCCGATGATGCGCACGCCCGAAGACTGGCAGTTTGTTCTCTCTGCTCTTCAGGCAGAGCAGGAGCGCTCCGGCTATGAAGGCCCGTTCCGCGCGGGCATGATGGTCGAGATCCCCTCCGCTCTTTTTTCTATGGAGCGCATGCAGCATTCCGTGGATTTCTTCAGCCTCGGTACGAATGACCTCTTGCGATACGTCATCGGCAAGAGCCGCTCTCAACCGGCGCCCGACGATCTCTATGAGCCGGCCTTTTATCGACTGCTCTTTCACGGGATGCGACGCATAAAACGTGAGGTCTCGATCTGCGGTATGATGGGGGCGAGAGTGGAGTTTTTGCCGCTTTTTCTTGAGTTAGGCGTGACGAACTTCAGCGTGCCTCTCGGGGCCTACGAAACCGTGCGTCAGCGGCTCATGAGCATCGATCCGCAGCAGAGGATGCTGAGGGCCCTTTTGCGTATGCAGAGCCGGGCAGAGATCCGCGAGGCTCTACAGAGTTAA
- a CDS encoding FliI/YscN family ATPase, which produces MLDDFRKPEDVLQKYRTILKETDPILPLGRVVEVNGISILSFGPPDTSIGQLCRIEPDGSRPVLCEVTGFRNNQLILMPFGSTEGIYPSAVVHNTGRRMSIYTSMDLMGRMLNGMGQPMDGKPPILHGELRSADANPPDPISRKPIDSVLVTGVKAIDGLLTVGRGQRLGIFAGTGVGKSTTLGMIARYTRADANVICLVGERGREVREFIERDLGPEGLKRSVLVVATSDRSAIEKVYAALFATTIAEYLRDQGMHVNLLMDSVTRYCMALREIGIASGDQLGPGGYPPAVWYKLSRLVERSGVSPKGTITGFYSVLVEADDMNDPVADATRGILDGHIILSRGLARKNHYPSIEVPDSISRVMDQVVSADHKDKADQLKTWISAYRENEEIVSLGAYARGSNPDLDQYLARQAQIQAFLRQPIGQGFTFEQTLDQLSQVTFTPEEEY; this is translated from the coding sequence ATGCTCGACGATTTCCGAAAACCCGAGGATGTGCTCCAGAAATATCGGACCATCCTCAAAGAAACCGATCCCATTCTGCCGCTGGGCCGCGTGGTCGAGGTGAACGGCATTTCCATTCTCAGCTTCGGCCCGCCCGACACCAGTATCGGCCAGCTCTGTCGCATCGAGCCCGACGGCTCCCGCCCGGTGCTCTGCGAGGTGACGGGCTTTCGCAATAATCAGCTCATTCTCATGCCCTTCGGTTCGACGGAGGGTATTTATCCTTCGGCCGTCGTACACAATACGGGCCGGCGCATGTCCATCTATACGTCCATGGATCTGATGGGCCGTATGCTGAACGGAATGGGGCAGCCAATGGACGGGAAGCCGCCCATCCTGCACGGGGAGTTACGATCGGCCGACGCCAATCCGCCTGATCCGATCAGTCGAAAGCCCATCGATTCGGTGCTTGTTACGGGCGTGAAGGCCATTGACGGGCTGCTCACCGTCGGGCGCGGGCAACGTCTGGGCATCTTCGCCGGAACGGGCGTCGGTAAGTCGACGACGCTGGGCATGATCGCCCGTTATACACGGGCCGATGCCAACGTAATCTGTCTGGTCGGCGAGCGCGGCCGTGAGGTACGCGAGTTCATCGAGCGAGATCTCGGTCCTGAAGGCCTGAAACGCTCCGTCCTTGTAGTCGCCACCTCGGACCGTTCGGCCATCGAAAAGGTCTACGCCGCTCTTTTTGCAACGACGATCGCCGAGTACCTGCGCGATCAGGGCATGCACGTCAACCTGCTTATGGACTCGGTGACGCGTTATTGTATGGCGCTTCGCGAGATCGGCATTGCTTCGGGCGATCAGCTCGGACCAGGCGGTTATCCTCCTGCCGTCTGGTATAAACTGAGCCGGCTTGTCGAACGTTCGGGCGTCTCTCCAAAAGGAACGATCACCGGTTTTTACAGCGTACTCGTCGAGGCCGATGATATGAACGACCCGGTTGCCGACGCTACGCGAGGTATCCTTGACGGTCATATTATTCTTTCGCGCGGGCTCGCACGTAAGAATCATTATCCATCAATTGAGGTTCCCGACTCTATTTCAAGGGTTATGGATCAGGTCGTTTCGGCCGATCACAAAGATAAGGCCGATCAGCTGAAGACGTGGATCTCGGCGTACAGAGAAAACGAAGAGATCGTTTCGCTTGGAGCCTATGCGCGAGGATCCAATCCCGACCTGGATCAGTATCTGGCACGACAGGCGCAGATCCAGGCGTTCTTAAGGCAGCCCATCGGCCAGGGCTTCACCTTCGAACAGACTCTGGATCAGCTCTCGCAGGTGACGTTCACCCCTGAGGAAGAATACTGA
- a CDS encoding PP2C family protein-serine/threonine phosphatase → MDDLQVLDVLFEHELLPFERKGEIQEMVRKSTDPLGAFLVKKKLLSERALYRFITRDLGMNSKEVFRFKDYEITGRTIPKYRTSGDFFGIFPLSNSRVAVTLCDVAGKGIEAALLTIHLANLLNSGVDMSSVVPSSVMKKVNIISRAFFEVDRYSTFVFIILDLLSGTVEYSAAGSPPLLRYAYRENEVEELDTRNIPIGIFDDFQYRGSRSDLNPGDAILLYTDGAYEGEDLQGRAYGIDRMKRVFKKYARQSTRSLLRHLIFDWRRHSIFRRQADDTTYLVLRRVKKKR, encoded by the coding sequence ATGGATGATTTACAGGTACTCGACGTCCTGTTCGAGCACGAACTCCTTCCCTTCGAGAGAAAAGGTGAGATCCAGGAGATGGTCCGGAAATCGACCGATCCGCTGGGAGCCTTTCTCGTAAAAAAGAAACTGCTCAGTGAACGAGCGCTGTACCGCTTCATCACGCGGGACCTCGGCATGAACAGCAAAGAGGTCTTTCGTTTCAAGGACTACGAGATTACGGGCCGCACCATCCCGAAGTACCGCACAAGCGGCGATTTTTTCGGTATCTTCCCCCTCTCGAACAGTCGGGTTGCGGTAACACTCTGCGATGTGGCCGGCAAAGGTATTGAGGCCGCACTTCTTACGATCCATCTGGCCAATCTTTTAAACAGCGGCGTCGATATGAGCAGCGTCGTCCCTTCCTCGGTAATGAAGAAGGTCAACATTATCAGCCGGGCCTTCTTCGAGGTCGATCGTTATTCGACGTTTGTATTTATCATCCTTGATCTGCTTTCCGGTACGGTGGAGTATTCGGCTGCCGGCAGCCCGCCCCTTCTGCGGTATGCCTACCGCGAAAACGAGGTGGAGGAACTTGACACTCGAAATATTCCCATCGGTATCTTTGACGACTTCCAGTATCGGGGCAGCCGGTCAGACCTGAACCCCGGCGATGCCATCCTGCTCTATACCGATGGTGCCTACGAAGGCGAAGATCTACAGGGGCGCGCCTACGGAATCGATCGAATGAAGCGCGTCTTTAAAAAATACGCACGACAATCGACGCGAAGTCTGCTGCGTCACCTGATCTTTGACTGGCGTCGACACTCCATCTTTCGCCGGCAGGCCGACGATACGACCTATCTTGTGCTGCGCCGGGTGAAGAAGAAGCGTTGA